In a genomic window of Phaeodactylum tricornutum CCAP 1055/1 chromosome 6, whole genome shotgun sequence:
- a CDS encoding predicted protein, whose translation MIGYRAHLCESPSELTFLVSRAVDETSRWQVNQKGPVTERRFGESQGFPELVEVKKKVTMEAQGQQEKAVLSGTAKAKEEQESDENPPSADNTWNASNTQEQNRRPSVFDVFDGLQANRPSADLSYSPSSLESESRAKRQTVETVNDPSVRNGVVLQQEKTPPRVPNPVHNRNVSWGQNDIFTDGLPPLPRLRKPSQDFYGFQNLQQPDLNSNLQSNEFSIANIDIRRRLNSVGNKLDLEDVTQRNPLESEAETYILKVLESRDPTTSRPRSDSEANTTVLSEVPDEALQALVDDAEVDAPSQEDPSALSPRASLESSGATKSTKVLATAKLNRHRRTETMEQKLFGLTTAIGAINSLHNDAYHFVGNTPISPTVYKESTDPLLSSVTEEPTSSGDMFGKNASILYRRANAPKKEDNAVQSIGDANIANEDSSLGTATSRWRLLKQAIHGDTIANPKKTDEEGVGEEADEEVGIQSDGETGEENKKLDDRGSNPTGVAADGEEEDTEEEAHVANAIRRDWEIFKEFQDFFSPRRNSIKQYLRSLILYFLLPTISVAAILFHLAGNPPTGIVSSDLPFLNGTLASRDGESINPDKASASWWLLFVCRQAITFSLAKGMELFIVDFLSVRTKATIRLLGPWATLFILQSRGWPFVLFMWGVFNFSMLSGARPFFSHWLYWQDLFDLFNESNPGGNVVDSEWNHRLLAIAVSVSAVVSVKRFWLGLYLGRQTFTRYSDKLASVMKKILLVSEVASLGRDFEKYVLGHTKGSTRAPPSASMFGISGDKLTGFLNSMNDDSSSIGSNSRFRSERSYGTDLNDPDLVIDPEDRHPLTGSLSAGQKTKIIQLLGAWEEPTIAEQSAGRVSVNALLQFRRALACLRTHYPFSGSFGLADTRELCIESAQEVYTRLLLRTPDNSTLTFEILALLSVQRDGTLDHHKIKDLIRLFRPDRDGTLKVLDFVKSVDSVYKELRLLRASVANSSKIDQAFENIFNIVFYAIVITVLLSQLGFDPLALFLSISGVVLGFAFMISTASSKYFEGLLFILVRRPYEIGDGIHVSNIETDTSFTGSAWWTVEDVTLFTTSVVFMFTGERATLSNGSLANSRVINSSRSPEAYLYILLKFPMGVSYDHLQIFNKALEQFFRNRPREWLSYVSFRATRVEADANFVEYIVVGQHRASWADWTALMLSKADLMHFSLELSKKLNIWYRSPPLPVDLSVVSQGGGLNLPGSSPSGPLPSVPNISAPNTSPGSAINANGNLPDLTGLQDMFAPRKVERS comes from the exons ATGATAGGCTACCGTGCCCATCTATGCGAG TCACCATCGGAATTGACTTTCCTTGTTTCTCGCGCTGTGGACGAAACGAGCCGTTGGCAGGTGAACCAGAAAGGACCCGTCACAG AGAGACGGTTTGGCGAGTCCCAAGGGTTTCCAGAGCTTGTCGAAGTCAAGAAAAAAG tgacaatggAGGCACAAGGCCAACAGGAAAAAGCGGTGCTTTCAGGTACCGCaaaagccaaggaagaacaagagtCGGACGAGAATCCCCCTTCGGCCGACAACACGTGGAATGCGTCCAACACCCAGGAGCAAAATCGCAGACCAAGCGTGTTTGACGTCTTCGACGGCTTGCAAGCTAATCGCCCTTCTGCTGATTTGTCATATTCTCCGTCTTCTCTAGAATCGGAATCACGGGCGAAAAGGCAAACAGTAGAAACTGTGAACGATCCTAGCGTGCGGAACGGAGTTGTCCTgcaacaggagaagacgCCGCCTCGTGTGCCAAACCCGGTGCACAACCGCAATGTCTCGTGGGGGCAAAACGACATTTTCACAGATGGTCTTCCGCCTTTACCCAGACTTCGCAAGCCGTCGCAAGATTTTTACGGTTTCCAAAATCTACAGCAGCCGGATCTCAATTCGAACTTACAGTCAAACGAGTTTTCGATTGCCAACATTGACATTCGAAGGAGGCTGAATAGTGTCGGAAATAAATTAGATTTAGAGGACGTGACGCAACGAAATCCTTTAGAATCAGAGGCTGAAACCTACATCTTGAAAGTGCTAGAGTCACGGGATCCAACAACAAGTCGACCGAGATCCGACTCTGAGGCCAATACCACTGTTCTTTCGGAGGTACCCGACGAAGCTTTGCAAGCCCTTGTCGACGATGCGGAAGTGGACGCTCCGTCTCAAGAGGACCCTTCGGCTTTATCGCCACGAGCTTCACTTGAAAGTAGCGGTGCAACGAAGTCTACGAAAGTACTGGCCACAGCTAAGCTGAATCGGCATCGACGCACTGAAACAATGGAACAAAAGTTGTTTGGGCTAACGACAGCCATTGGAGCTATCAATTCGTTACACAACGACGCATatcattttgttggaaacACTCCGATATCCCCGACGGTGTACAAAGAATCAACAGACCCATTGCTCTCATCGGTCACAGAAGAACCCACTTCATCCGGCGACATGTTTGGAAAAAACGCTAGTATACTCTACAGGCGTGCGAATGCTccgaaaaaagaagacaatGCTGTTCAATCCATTGGAGATGCCAatattgccaacgaagaCTCCAGTCTCGGTACGGCAACGTCTCGTTGGCGCCTGTTAAAGCAGGCCATACACGGTGACACTATTGCCAATCCGAAAAAGACCGATGAAGAGGGCGTTGGCGAAGAAGCAGACGAGGAAGTCGGGATACAGTCAGATGGAGAGACTGGCGAAGAGAACAAAAAGTTAGATGATCGGGGTAGCAACCCGACTGGCGTAGCTGCCGATGGTGAAGAGGAGGATACGGAAGAGGAGGCACACGTGGCGAATGCCATTAGACGTGATTGGGAGATTTTTAAAGAATTTCAAGATTTCTTTAGTCCCCGTCGGAATTCAATCAAACAGTACCTTCGCTCTCTCATCCTTTATTTCTTGCTGCCTACAATCTCTGTGGCTGCCATTTTATTTCATCTTGCTGGGAACCCTCCCACTGGTATCGTCTCTAGCGACTTACCTTTTTTGAATGGCACACTCGCCAGTAGAGATGGGGAATCTATCAATCCGGACAAAGCATCAGCGTCCTGGTGGCTTCTCTTTGTGTGCCGACAGGCCATTACTTTTTCGTTAGCTAAAGGAATGGAGCTTTTCATAGTTGACTTTCTTTCTGTCCGCACGAAGGCTACAATTCGCTTACTTGGGCCCTGGGCTACCTTGTTTATCTTGCAATCGCGTGGGTGGCCATTCGTCCTCTTTATGTGGGGAGTGTTTAACTTCTCCATGCTGTCAGGGGCGAGGCCGTTTTTTTCTCACTGGCTTTATTGGCAAGACCTGTTTGACTTATTTAACGAGTCAAATCCAGGCGGGAACGTCGTCGATTCCGAGTGGAATCATCGGTTGTTGGCAATTGCAGTCTCGGTGTCCGCTGTTGTTTCGGTAAAACGGTTTTGGCTTGGCTTATACCTCGGGCGACAAACTTTCA CGCGGTACTCTGACAAGCTTGCTTCTGTGATGAAGAAAATTCTCCTTGTGAGCGAGGTTGCATCTCTG GGacgtgattttgaaaagTATGTTTTGGGGCATACGAAGGGGAGTACTCGGGCACCGCCCTCAGCGAGCATGTTCGGCATAAGTGGCGACAAACTTACGGGCTTTTTGAACAGCATGAACGATGACTCAAGTAGCATCGGAAGCAATAGCCGATTCCGTTCTGAACGATCGTATGGAACCGATCTCAATGATCCGGACCTTGTCATCGATCCCGAGGACCGACATCCCTTGACCGGAAGTCTCTCGGCAGGCCAGAAGACAAAAATAATACAGCTCCTCGGAGCTTGGGAAGAACCAACAATTGCCGAACAATCAGCTGGTAGAGTTTCTGTGAATGCTCTCCTCCAGTTTCGTCGAGCCCTTGCATGTCTACGAACGCACTACCCATTCTCCGGCTCCTTTGGGTTGGCTGATACCCGGGAACTGTGCATAGAGTCGGCTCAAGAAGTATACACCCGACTTTTGCTGCGGACCCCGGACAACAGTACGCTCACCTTTGAAATATTAGCATTGCTAAGTGTGCAGAGAGACGGAACACTCGATCACCACAAAATCAAAGACTTGATTCGACTGTTTCGTCCAGACCGCGATGGTACATTGAAGGTTCTCGATTTTGTCAAAAGTGTCGACTCCGTCTACAAAGAACTGCGCCTCCTACGAGCTTCGGTTGCCAATTCTTC GAAGATCGACCAGGCTTTTGAAAACATTTTCAACATC GTATTTTACGCCATTGTTATCACTGTGTTGTTAAGTCAACTTGGATTTGATCCATTGGCATTGTTTCTTAGCATCAGTGGTGTAGTTCTCGGTTTTGCATTTATGATTTCAACGGCGTCTTCTAAGTATTTTGAA GGACTGCTTTTTATCTTGGTTCGAAGACCATATGA AATCGGTGACGGCATACACGTCAGCAATATCGAGACAGACACAAGCTTTACGGGTTCAGCTTGGTGGACGGTCGAAGATGTGACTCTGTTTACAACGAGTGTCGTTTTCATGTTCACGGGCGAAAGGGCAACGCTGAGTAATGGCTCTTTAGCCAATAGTCGAGTCATCAACTCGAGTCGATCGCCAGAGGCGTATCTTTACATACTCCTGAAGTTTCCGATGGGGGTTTCTTACGACCATCTCCAAATCTTCAACAAAGCTTTGGAGCAATTCTTCCGGAATCGACCTAGAGAATGGTTGTCCTATGTTAGTTTCCGAGCGACAAGAGT CGAGGCCGATGCGAATTTCGTAGAGTATATTGTTGTAGGGCAACATCGCGCAAGTTGGGCGGATTGGACAGCAT TGATGCTGAGTAAAGCTGACTTGATGCACTTTTCGCTAGAGTTATCAAAGAAACTAAATATCTGGTATCGAAGCCCACCATTGCCTGTCGATTTGTCAGTTGTTTCACAAGGTGGAGGATTGAACCTACCGGGATCCTCGCCCTCCGGCCCACTGCCATCCGTTCCCAACATATCAGCTCCAAACACGTCGCCAGGAAGTGCTATAAATGCGAATGGCAATTTGCCGGATCTCACAGGCCTTCAAGACATGTTTGCTCCTCGCAAAGTCGAAAGATCATAA
- a CDS encoding predicted protein — protein sequence MCTDNSTEEHKQSKALTVGFSHVGLAVSDLHASFKFFEALGFNKVGGVDTYPSFFLSDGSSFLTIWQTDEDATPFDRRANVGLHHMALKLPSMEALDEAYTSVSKIEGVRTTGEGAFAPEALEGTPWHHAMVFEPSGIRIELTFHAE from the coding sequence ATGTGCACTGATAACAGCACCGAAGAGCACAAGCAATCAAAGGCATTGACGGTTGGCTTTTCTCATGTAGGTTTAGCTGTCAGTGATCTTCACGCTTCCTTTAAATTCTTCGAAGCGCTTGGTTTCAACAAGGTCGGAGGCGTTGACACCTATCCTTCGTTTTTCCTCTCCGACGGATCATCTTTTCTGACTATCTGGCAAACGGACGAAGACGCCACGCCCTTTGACCGCCGCGCGAATGTCGGCCTTCACCACATGGCTCTTAAGTTGCCCAGTATGGAAGCCTTGGACGAAGCATACACTTCCGTGTCAAAGATCGAGGGTGTCCGCACCACGGGTGAAGGAGCGTTTGCACCCGAAGCACTGGAAGGAACGCCATGGCATCATGCCATGGTTTTCGAACCGTCCGGAATTCGCATCGAACTTACTTTTCACGCTGAATAG
- a CDS encoding predicted protein gives MAGSLDDDEDSVLDESEQTNRPTDTAFSQQRIQAWHPILDPVWVIIALFYLGVIMVPTGFKIDSLQKNVVELKTKYDGILPKDQVCGIGGEFNANRTCFLNFTAPRYMRAPILIHYELTNFHQNHRSYYDSRDDFQLHGRVGNQDSVSRKACQPLNKLGNKTLNPCGLAANTMFNDFFTLESGRDINRIDLEMLETGIAWKSDIEYMYRQPEGFEYAECEPNACDSTCCERTTENGERFSCGAPYFDRKTDKCFAYHYPLQDETQYLYETYPDVISPIEGVTNEHFVVWMRIATQPTFRKLYGWIDQDIPAGETLRFRVNANYVVTRFQGSKSLLISTNNIFGGRNPYFGSFFFWVGIFCLAAGTFFAFKHAFRPRRLGDGNYLHYKDD, from the exons ATGGCGGGGAGCTtagatgatgatgaagactCTGTTCTAGATGAATCGGAACAGACCAATCGTCCGACCGACACTGCTTTTTCTCAGCAGCGAATTCAAGCCTGGCATCCAATTTTAGATCCGGTGTGGGTGATTATTGCACTGTTCTACTTGGGAGTCATTATGGTACCAACCG GATTTAAAATCGATTCACTGCAGAAAAATGTAGTGGAACTCAAAACGAAATACGACGGAATTCTTCCCAAAGATCAAGTCTGCGGCATTGGTGGCGAGTTTAACGCCAATCGCACATGTTTCCTTAACTTTACAGCTCCTCGGTATATGCGGGCTCCAATTCTCATTCACTATGAGCTCACCAACTTCCACCAAAATCACCGATCCTACTACGACTCACGAGATGATTTCCAACTACACGGAAGAGTTGGCAATCAAGACTCGGTGTCACGCAAAGCCTGTCAGCCACTAAACAAGCTGGGGAACAAGACGCTGAATCCGTGCGGCTTAGCGGCAAATACCATGTTCAACGATTTTTTTACGCTCGAGTCGGGAAGGGATATCAATCGTATTGACCTGGAAATGTTGGAAACCGGTATTGCTTGGAAGTCTGACATTGAGTATATGTACCGTCAGCCGGAAGGATTCGAGTACGCCGAATGCGAACCGAACGCTTGTGATAGCACTTGCTGCGAGCGCACAACCGAGAATGGAGAACGATTTAGTTGCGGCGCACCGTACTTCGACCGCAAAACAGACAAATGCTTCGCGTATCACTATCCTCTTCAAGATGAAACGCAATATTTGTACGAAACGTATCCCGATGTTATTTCTCCAATTGAAGGAGTGACCAATGAGCATTTTGTTGTGTGGATGCGGATAGCGACCCAGCCGACTTTTCGGAAACTGTACGGATGGATTGACCAAGACATTCCGGCCGGCGAGACGCTTAGGTTTAGAGTCAATGCCAACTACGTTGTGACACGGTTTCAGGGAAGCAAGTCGCTATTGATTTCCACAAATAATATTTTTGGTGGTCGCAATCCATACTTTGGCTCGTTTTTCTTCTGGGTGGGGATCTTTTGTCTCGCGGCGGGAACATTTTTTGCATTTAAACATGCGTTCCGTCCTCGCAGACTTGGCGATGGCAACTATCTGCACTACAAGGACGACTAA
- a CDS encoding predicted protein (contains bipartite plastid targeting presequence with conserved motif at signal peptide cleavage site), giving the protein MIIRRKSLAKAVFLLMVSRETHAFTPSRLVRAGLSSPGALVSHLSSRNGARFPQSRLFASTTGTLPDVEGMRAGEIKKELESYGISTITFLEKSELVDALKDARDKGLSPKNPATPSSNTASSTSSGNGSSSSSTSVAEDTRPRQERLVEEMQKCETMKAGELKKELEERGISTKSFFEKSEFVKALAEARVDGVEKKSVDSEGYAEYAEVEVLTDESSGPRQGKSQIQPPSPGGGNPFGDAGSGSSGNPFGGSMGGMGGIGDMLKNMGMGGSAAGANPFGGMGGMSGMGGMGDVMGKAQQMMSNPKVRELMVKAQSNPSIMKKMQECMSNPAALAKYQNDPEVAELIKELKTLM; this is encoded by the coding sequence atGATCATTCGACGAAAGAGTTTGGCCAAAGCAGTCTTTCTGCTGATGGTTAGCAGGGAAACGCATGCATTTACTCCTTCTAGACTGGTTAGAGCAGGACTTTCGTCGCCGGGCGCTCTCGTAAGCCATCTATCGTCTCGGAATGGCGCGAGATTTCCTCAGTCTCGTTTGTTTGCCTCTACTACCGGCACACTCCCTGATGTCGAAGGTATGCGCGCGGGTGAAATCAAAAAAGAGCTAGAGAGCTATGGAATTAGCACGATTACTTTTCTGGAAAAAAGTGAGCTGGTCGACGCACTGAAAGATGCGAGAGACAAAGGACTTTCGCCAAAGAATCCAGCAACCCCTTCGTCGAATACGGCATCGTCGACATCGAGTGGAAATGGATCCTCATCCTCTTCGACTAGTGTGGCAGAGGATACTCGACCGCGTCAAGAGCGACTCGTCGAAGAAATGCAGAAGTGTGAAACCATGAAAGCCGGTGAGCTCAAGAAGGAGTTGGAAGAACGCGGTATTTCAACCAAATCCTTTTTCGAAAAGTCCGAGTTTGTCAAGGCCTTGGCGGAAGCTCGGGTTGATGgcgtggaaaagaaatcggTTGATTCGGAAGGATATGCAGAATATGCGGAAGTCGAAGTGTTGACAGATGAGAGTTCCGGGCCACGCCAGGGCAAGTCTCAGATTCAACCGCCTTCTCCCGGTGGTGGGAATCCGTTTGGTGATGCCGGATCCGGTAGCAGTGGCAACCCATTTGGAGGTAGTATGGGTGGCATGGGTGGTATTGGAGATATGCTTAAGAATATGGGTATGGGTGGCAGTGCTGCAGGTGCCAATCCATTCGGTGGCATGGGAGGAATGAGCGGCATGGGAGGAATGGGTGATGTAATGGGAAAGGCACAGCAAATGATGAGCAATCCAAAGGTCCGTGAACTTATGGTCAAGGCGCAGTCGAATCCTAGTATAATGAAGAAAATGCAGGAGTGTATGAGCAACCCTGCAGCCTTGGCCAAGTACCAAAATGATCCTGAAGTGGCGGAGCTAATCAAAGAACTGAAAACACTGATGTAG
- a CDS encoding predicted protein gives MSFTATADATFIYGMDGSGKLFLPRPLNSRSWEDGENGLKRSRDNSTEDVDDSTLFHTFLGTSPDDGDNHAYSSPLRSPTTVSSDQDDRAGPERDARTPPRALSNNSLFGEDFVNSSRRSGLNGRGAFDTEDTDHILTLSPEQQPRLPFYDLSPSETMTPPSASHSQTLSPPPLIQHLENVSYSSRTTSQINHSNNNNNSHRPPRAPGQIARFSSHSVEGTVTSAFAAHLSKPPVVLPRHHRRASSAGDASFLSALTDASFEAPNGNDLLLPRGDFTKQQHQEDRRLGHRRNASWDPTVESQLHGEVRGMNIDVPVALQQPILSDFSLQMDQARIPDKSAAMNPVVKKSLMTLVKRSPTVSLAPLDHSNASIAALDNLTAQSSTPSETSSLPATRKALDYEEDHFRAKEIDAKVEKLIFDTHEGHIQRLTMFDSNQAKNPKVLREDALLRASSAFEAFQKIISPDDEADCFEVETGHELRLNESSMDMLVRHARIMKSILVLAYPTGGASAAIASGKTSRLQRGKEEESNDTDQDTQDQQESDQGNSSVAQDETGHKINHLSIKDSVGLSNEFVRNAKAVEDQWAMFESLCNGEKDFLKRTTLNLVFYAILPSTMIACFLFYGAGNPQAGWWQPGEPAVDPKGDLNGTTVTSASWWCLFLGVRQIVLYALASCFEVCLVKYLALASPGFIRSLGPNLALSISQGHGYPIKLVSFATLSCLLSYGKSDFKNHWLFWQTKIEVLSQANPAGNVSSHAFYGRVLYAFIFVGVSTWLKRLWAGQHFGRRLYSRYNHQLTKILNKMLLISEVAYLSSNAESFARSDISVNPLKADPSFVNRSSSDERTGGRIKVDRNVDKYSQNLQLPTLFENLKEYVAQSNDENINVTSLKDILLFHHSYQMIQSEYPFSAVFGPSATQAQCSNSAEIVYRRLLKLQDREEAAGLEFGVLSRIVLREKGDIASNKIRWPFDIGDHITVSNDDRMDVHGAEGWIVEKMDLFTTTLRMISSRKVATFSNASLARSCIVNLKRSENAQINILLKFDSEISLSKVKVFTKAVNRFVEKHSKEWLAVTSFRKIRVEADLGFVEYQLGLLHRKAWQDTLAIAESRASVSGFCGALQKKLGIALATTSVPKVYACCRQ, from the exons ATGTCTTTTACAGCTACGGCGGA TGCTACATTCATCTACGGAATGGACGGCTCCGGTAAGCTTTTTCTCCCACGTCCTTTGAATTCCCGTTCTTGGGAGGACGGAGAAAATGGCCTCAAACGCTCGAGGGACAATTCTACGGAAGATGTGGACGACAGCACGTTGTTCCACACATTTTTGGGCACCTCGCCGGACGACGGCGATAATCATGCCTACTCTTCTCCCCTCCGAAGCCCTACAACGGTCAGTAGTGATCAAGACGACCGGGCCGGACCGGAACGGGACGCCCGGACTCCTCCAAGGGCTCTCAGCAACAATTCGTTATTTGGTGAAGACTTTGTCAATAGCAGTAGACGTTCTGGTCTAAACGGCCGCGGAGCGTTCGATACGGAAGACACAGATCACATTTTAACCCTTTCCCCGGAGCAACAACCGAGGCTGCCGTTTTACGACCTCAGTCCCAGCGAAACTATGACTCCGCCCTCTGCGTCCCACTCCCAAACGTTGTCTCCCCCACCGCTGATACAACACTTGGAGAATGTGTCGTACTCGTCCCGAACAACATCGCAAATAAATcatagcaacaacaacaacaacagtcaCCGTCCACCGAGGGCGCCCGGACAAATAGCACGGTTCTCCAGTCACAGTGTAGAGGGCACAGTCACTTCGGCGTTTGCCGCGCATCTTTCCAAGCCACCGGTCGTTCTGCCGCGACATCATAGGCGCGCCTCGAGCGCCGGAGACGCCAGCTTTTTGTCGGCGCTGACGGATGCGTCTTTTGAAGCACCCAACGGAAACGACTTGCTGCTGCCGAGGGGAGATTTCACTAAACAGCAGCATCAAGAAGATCGTCGTCTTGGTCATCGCCGCAACGCATCCTGGGATCCTACCGTGGAGTCGCAACTTCATGGGGAAGTCCGGGGTATGAACATTGACGTACCAGTCGCACTACAGCAACCAATTTTGAGTGATTTTTCTTTGCAGATGGATCAAGCGAGGATTCCTGACAAGTCTGCAGCCATGAATCCCGTCGTGAAAAAATCTCTCATGACTTTGGTCAAGCGATCGCCTACCGTATCGCTCGCTCCGCTAGATCATTCAAACGCATCAATCGCAGCCTTAGACAATTTAACAGCACAGTCGTCGACGCCTTCCGAAACTTCAAGTCTGCCGGCGACAAGAAAGGCTCTAGATTATGAGGAAGACCACTTTAGAGCAAAAGAGATTGATGCGAAAGTCGAAAAGCTTATTTTCGATACCCACGAAGGCCACATTCAAAGATTGACAATGTTTGATTCGAATCAAGCCAAAAACCCAAAGGTATTGCGCGAGGACGCTTTGTTGAGGGCTTCCAGTGCTTTTGAAGCGTTTCAGAAGATAATATCTCCTGATGATGAGGCAGACTGCTTTGAAGTCGAAACGGGTCATGAACTACGTCTGAACGAAAGCTCAATGGATATGCTTGTCAGGCATGCTCGGATAATGAAAAGTATTTTGGTATTGGCATATCCAACGGGAGGAGCTAGTGCTGCTATCGCTTCTGGTAAGACTAGTCGTTTGCaaagaggaaaagaagaagagagtAACGACACCGATCAGGATACTCAAGATCAACAGGAAAGCGACCAAGGGAATAGCAGTGTGGCCCAGGACGAAACTGGCCATAAAATCAATCATCTCTCCATCAAAGACTCTGTTGGTCTCAGCAATGAGTTCGTGCGGAACGCGAAGGCAGTGGAAGACCAGTGGGCCATGTTTGAAAGTCTATGCAATGGTGAAAAGGACTTCTTAAAGCGCACCACATTGAATCTTGTCTTTTATGCCATTCttccgtcgacgatgatCGCTTGCTTTCTCTTTTATGGGGCCGGGAATCCACAAGCAGGATGGTGGCAGCCGGGTGAGCCTGCTGTGGACCCAAAAGGGGACTTGAATGGAACAACCGTGACATCAGCTAGCTGGTGGTGTCTGTTTTTAGGGGTACGACAAATTGTGCTGTATGCTTTGGCTAGTTGTTTTGAAGTATGCCTTGTCAAATATCTTGCTCTAGCCAGCCCAGGCTTCATCCGTAGTTTGGGACCCAACTTGGCGCTTTCGATATCACAAGGGCACGGCTATCCGATCAAGcttgtttcctttgccaCATTGAGCTGTTTGTTGTCGTACGGAAAAAGCGATTTCAAAAATCATTGGCTGTTCTG GCAAACCAAGATCGAAGTTTTATCTCAAGCAAATCCTGCCGGTAATGTTTCAAGCCACGCTTTCTACGGGCGTGTCCTCTATGCATTTATATTTGTCGGTGTTTCAACATGGTTAAAGCGTCTTTGGGCCGGCCAGCACTTCGGCAGACGACTGTATAGTCGATACAATCATCAATTGACCAAAATTCTGAACAAGATGCTTCTTATTAGTGAAGTAGCATACCTTTCAAGTAACGCAGAGAGTTTTGCTCGCAGTGATATCAGTGTGAACCCACTCAAAGCGGATCCTTCTTTTGTCAACCGTTCATCATCGGATGAAAGAACAGGCGGACGGATAAAGGTCGATCGCAATGTCGACAAATATTCGCAGAACTTGCAATTACCTACTCTTTTTGAGAACTTGAAAGAATATGTGGCGCAGTCCAATGACGAGAATATT AACGTCACCTCGTTAAAAGATATTCTGCTTTTCCACCATTCGTACCAGATGATACAATCAGAGTATCCTTTTTCTGCTGTATTTGGACCCTCGGCAACTCAGGCTCAATGCTCAAATTCAGCCGAAATTGTATATCGGCGTTTGCTGAAACTCCAGGATCGGGAAGAGGCCGCTGGTCTTGAGTTTGGAGTGCTTTCTAGAATAGTGCTACGGGAAAAGGGTGACATTGCTAGTAACAAA ATTCGTTGGCCTTTTGACATTGGCGATCACATTACCGTATCAAACGACGACAGAATGGATGTGCATGGA GCGGAGGGATGGATTGTTGAAAAAATGGACTTGTTCACGACCACGCTTCGCATGATCTCATCTCGAAAAGTCGCAACGTTTTCAAATGCTTCGCTAGCCCGCAGTTGTATCGTCAATCTGAAGCGCTCCGAAAACGCGCAGATCAACATATTGCTCAAATTTGATTCGGAAATATCACTTTCGAAAGTCAAAGTCTTTACGAAGGCAGTCAATCGGTTTGTTGAAAAGCACTCTAAGGAGTGGTTGGCCGTCACCTCATTTCGAAAAATTAGAGTCGAAGCAGACCTGGGCTTCGTCGAATATCAATTGGGGCTTCTGCACCGGAAAGCTTGGCAAGACACTCTTGCCATTGCTGAAAGCAGGGCCAGTGTTTCTGGTTTTTGTGGTGCGCTACAAAAGAAGCTGGGCATAGCACTCGCCACAACATCCGTACCTAAAGTATATGCATGCTGTAGACAATAA
- a CDS encoding predicted protein, which yields MLFLNFFVNACLLWTTGLQLLLLSSGKISSVSAEDAPPQPLQEVKFYNLPSVVKLNDKNFEHETQASTGGTTGSWLIYFHKSRDDTLIYGAVPDNDVLAEHHIVLGAANIKYNVNVWERMRVRGLPAFIYLHRGKLYRYQKPAMGGFTWKGLLQFCFEDVPNNVYEGEPIPSPMTAFSRLMELVRSIQKDGGRFFGGILLVFSILGAAALAGQKKKEKSKTA from the coding sequence ATGCTATTCCTaaatttcttcgtcaacgCTTGCTTGTTGTGGACGACTGGACTGCAGCTTCTTCTGTTGTCTTCCGGAAAGATCTCGTCCGTCTCGGCCGAAGACGCCCCACCGCAACCGCTCCAGGAAGTCAAATTTTACAATCTTCCATCGGTTGTCAAACTCAACGACAAAAACTTTGAGCACGAGACTCAAGCATCCACGGGTGGCACCACCGGATCCTGGTTGATTTACTTCCACAAGTCCAGGGACGATACCCTCATCTACGGAGCCGTTCCGGACAACGACGTTTTGGCGGAACACCACATTGTACTCGGAGCCGCCAACATTAAATATAACGTGAACGTTTGGGAACGTATGCGGGTTCGAGGCTTGCCGGCATTCATTTATTTGCACAGGGGCAAGCTCTACCGGTATCAGAAACCTGCCATGGGCGGGTTTACGTGGAAAGGCTTGCTGCAGTTTTGTTTCGAAGACGTTCCCAATAATGTGTACGAGGGCGAACCGATTCCATCACCCATGACGGCCTTTTCTCGTTTGATGGAACTCGTCCGGTCGATACAAAAGGATGGCGGACGCTTCTTTGGTGGGATCTTGCTAGTGTTTTCCATTTTGGGAGCGGCTGCCTTGGCGggacaaaagaagaaagaaaagagcAAGACCGCTTGA